A stretch of DNA from Triticum dicoccoides isolate Atlit2015 ecotype Zavitan chromosome 2A, WEW_v2.0, whole genome shotgun sequence:
TACTTGTTGTAATTAGTATCTCAATGTCCAAACAATTGTTGGAGCACACTTTAGGACCCTGGCTGCTTACATATCTTCTAAGTTCCTAACTATCAATAGGTCTGACATGTCAGCAAATGGGGGAATCACTAGACCTATTAACTGTACAAATAGGGATTCTAGGAAAGGGACTTCCATAAAAATTTGGTCAGACAATACAATACAGAACAAAGGAACCAACACTGGGATATTCAAGGAGAAGAATGAACCAACCTAATTCCTGACGGAACTTTACAAGAAACATTTTTCCGGCATCAATTAGCTCCTCATATTGCGTAACCCTGTCGACGATAACAACACGCATATATATATGATTAGTACAAAAAATTCACAACCACAGGAAAAATATATAAATAAAATCACAACTGAAGTGTATATGCAGAGCAAGGGAACACATGCTAGTTATATCCTACAAAATCAGCTGGGCATATATCACCAAAAAATGTTCTCCAAAACACATAAAAAAAGGGAGTAATATATCGTTCCTTCCAAATTCAAGTCAAGTGACAAACTGAAACTAATGTCATAAAGTCATAAAATAAAGTTCACACACAATTCAAAGGGAAATACTAGACACGACTCCTTGAGATGGCTGATGCTTGTTAGCACATTGTTGTTCCAAAAATAAGTGGATTGTTCTACTAGCAATTGTAAATGAAGTTACAACACAGTTATAGATTGATAAGTTTTCAGTTATGAAATAACATCATTTTCGAAGATTAGATTACACATGTACTGCGACATTTGGTGAAAATCTATATACATGTACTGTGACATTTCAACTGAGTTACCCGATATCAGTACTAAATGTTGAAAACTTTCTGTCGATATCTGGTTCTCTACTCCTATCAATTGTGTCGTCAAACTATGTTAATTCACAATGGGCTTTTGTTTCCAACTACAGCTCCGCCAATTCACTATGTCCACTGCAAATGGTGAATCAATCAAGTGTATGGTATTAAAAAGATTGAGGTCACTAATTACTTGGTCATGAAATCAAAGAAGCAGCGCCGAGCTTCCTCCTTGGACATTGGCGCCAACAGCGGGGACACCTGATGTACTGCTGCTTCATCCACCATAAGGTCCAGCTAAACCGGTAAAAGATTTgactaaaagaaaaaggaaaaagaaatagaAGTCAGGTTGGAGGAATTTGATGATCTGTAACAAAGTTGGTGGATCTTTGATCATGTATATCCAAAGTTAGTCAGCCTTTGATGAAATATTCAAAGTTGATTGTTTGGTTTGATGATATATGTTGAAGACGTTTTTACAAATACAGAACAACAAATACAGAACAAATAAACTATACAAAAATATACTAATATGCCCTTGTTGGACCGCTGCTCTCCAGCACATTGTTTGGGTGCGCTGCGAGGAACTCCTCGGCGGATATGGTGTGGGCATATTTGTCGTCGTGGCGACGAAGCGCACATCCCTATACACAGCAAACACAGATCTTCAAGAGTACGGACGAGTCAGGTTCATTGGAGCTAGGATTGCAGTGAACTCCGGGCCAAAAACTAAGCGCTTATGACCAACGGCGGATCTAGGGTTTGAAAACAGGGTGATCCACCTTAAAAAAATTGACACTAAAATTATATACATGTGTATGCGTTCATCAGGTCATGTACTGTACTGGACATTACTCCCTCTGTACCGAAATACTCAACTACAAGTATTTCGGTACAgaggtactccctctgtctcataatataagaacgtttttgacactagtgtagtgccaaaaacgttcttatattatgggacagagggagtagtagttagCAACTTGCTCTTGATTATTTTTGCTAGCTAGCTGTGATCATCATTCGTGCTCTGGATAGCAATTACGTAGCAAACAATTAGCAACCTGGTCCACCTCAATCTCATCTTCGGCTCTGGACAAACCGCAAATCGACTCTGCAAAAAAGTGGCTGCAGGCTGCTGCTCAGCTCCCAGCTGCTAGCTTGTTATGTTGCACGTCTCCAGGCCCTAGGTCCCAAGGTGCACGCCTGCACACCGCCGGCCGCCGGGCAGACTGATGTGGCTGGGCGCGGTGGGCGGCTCCAGCGCGGCGGCAGCAGCAGGGCACAGGCGCGCAGCCACTTGCAGGCAAGGCGGCTTGAGTTGGAGGGCGGGGAAGGGTGCAGCGTGTCGGCTACGGCGGGGCATCCGGGTCCGGCGGGGGGCGGCTGGTGCGGGAGAGAGGACAGAGCGAGCAGGCACTGGGGCAGAGGAGTCGGTCCTGCTGgcctgttttttctttctttcttttgtatCTTTTTTAGGGTAGTTTTCTTTAGGGTACTGAGAATTAGGAGATGAGGCAGAGAAAAAAAACGAGCAAACGGCCCAGTCATCCCGGCCCGCAGCACAACAGGCCAGCAAGACCGACTCCTCTGCCCCAGCGCCTGCTCACTCTGTCCTCTCTCCCGCACCAGCCGCCCCCCGCCGGACCCGGACGCCCCGCCGTAGCCGGCACGCTGCACCCTTCCCCGCCCTCCAACTCAAGCCGCCTTGCCTGCAAGTGGCTGCGCGCCTGCGCCCTGCTGCTGCCGCCGCGCTGGAGCCGCCCACCGCGCCCAGCCACATCAGTCTGCCCGGCGGCCGGCGGTGTGCAGGCGTGCATCCTGGGACCTGGGGCCTGGAGACGTGCAACATAACAAGCTAGCAGCTGGGAGCTGAGCAGCAGCTTGCAGCCACTTTTTTGCAGAGTCGATTTGCGGTTTGTCCAGAGCCGAAGGTGAGATTGAGGTGGACCAGGTTGCTAATTGTTTGCTACGTAATTGCTATCCAGAGCACGAATGATGATCCCAGCTAACTAGCAAAAATAATCAAGAGCAAGTTGctaactactactccctctgtcccataatataagaacgtttttggcactacgctagtgtcaaaaacgttcttatattatgagacggagggagtacctctgtACCGAAATACTTGTAGTTGAGTATTTCGGTACAGAGGGAGTAATGTCCAGTACAGTACATGACCTAAtgaacacatacacatgtatataattTTGGTGTCAATTTTTTTAAGGTGGATCACCCTGTTTTCAAACCCTAGATCCGCCGTTGGTCATAAGCACTTAGTTTTTGGCCCGGGGTTCGCTGCAATCCTGGCTCCGATGAACCTGACTCGTCCGTGCTCTTGAAGATCTGTGTTTGCTGTGTATAGGGATGTGCGCTTCGTCGCCATGACGACGAGTATGCCCACACCATATCCGCCGAGGAGTTCCTCGCGGCGCACCCAAACAATGTGCTGGAGAGCAGCGGTCCAACAAGGGCATATTAGTATATTTTTGTATAGTTTATTTGTTCTGTATTTGTTGTTCTGTATTTGTAAAAACGTCTTCAACATATATCATCAAACCAAACAATCAATTTTGAATATTTCATCAAAGGCTGACTAACTTTGCATATATATGATCAAAGATCCACCAACTTTGTTACAGATCATCAAATTCCTCCAACCTGACTtctatttctttttcctttttctttcagtCAGATCTTTTACCGGTTTAGCTGGACCATATGGTGGATGAAGCAGCAGTACATCAGGTGTCCCCGCTGTTGGCGCTAATGTCCAAGGAGGAAGCTCGGCGCTGCTTCTTTGATTTCATGACCAAGTAATTAGTGACCTCAATCTTTTTAATACCATACACTTGATTGATTCACCATTTGCAGTGGACATAGTGAATTGGCGGAGCTCTAGTTGGAAACAAAAGCCCATTGTGAATTAACATGGTTTGACGACACAATTGGTAGGAGTAGAGAACCAGATATCGACAGAAAGTTTTCAACATTTAGTACTGACATCGGGTAACTCAGTTAAAATGTCACAGTACATGTATATAGATTTTCACCAAATGTCGCAGTACATGTGTATCAAAATAATTTTTATCTAATCTTCGAAAATGATGCTATTTCATAACTGAAAACTTATCAAGCTATAACTGTGTTGTAACTTCATTTACAATTGGTAGTAGAACAATCCACTTATTTTTGGAACAACAATGTGCTAACAAGCATCAGCCATCTCAAGGAGTTGTGTCTAGTATTTCCCTTTGAATTGTGTGTGAACTTTATTTTATGACTTTATGACATTAGTTTCAGTTTGTCACTTGACTTGAATTTGAAGGAACGATATATTACTCCCTTCTTTTGTGTGTTTTGGAGAACATTTTTTGGTGATATATGCCCAGCTGATTTTGTAGGATATAACTAGCATGTGTTCCCTTGCTCTGCATATACACTTCAGTTGTGATTTTATTTATATATTTTTCCTGTGGTTGTGAATTTTTTGTATTAATCATATATATATGCGTGTTGTTATCGTCGACAGGGTTACGCAATATGAGGAGCTTGTTGATGCCGGAAAAATGTTTCTTGTAAAGTTCCGTCAGGAATTAGGTTGGTTCATTCTTCTCCTTGAATATCCCAGTGTTGGTTCCTTTGCTCTGTATTGTATTGTCTGACCAAATTTTTATGGAAGTCCCTTTCCTAGAATCCCTATTTGTACAGTTAATAGGTCTAGTGATTCCCCCATTTGCTGACATGTCAGACCTATTGATAGTTAGGAACTTAGAAGATATGTAAGCTGTCAAGGgcctcggtgcccaagacagcaggacctcgactacgtagttcgtagtcgcggtggataggagcgctagggtttttgcctggctgctctatgatgcgggaggagaagatagaaggaaataactttattgcttgtccctaaagggtgctaactatttgatatataaaggccccatgggctaataacaaactagaaacctatacgaaacaaactagtctaggaactaatgtgcccggatcaggactcctgtccagcctgcgccttgcctgatgcggccgtcggctgctcctggccgcgcggcccacgtctgtaagacgtgccccacatgacatctctccccccctcgatgagcagctcgtcctcgagctgaaaagcGGGGTAGCGCTCGACGAAACTGTCAAGATCCTCCCATGTAGCTGACGAAGCTGCTTCACCCTTCCAGTGGACGAGTAGCTGGCGAACGCCGCGTGCTAGGCGCGCACGAGTCACGCGCTCTGGTTCTGGAACAGCCGCCCCGTTGTGGATCGAAGGCAATCCCGGCGGTGTAGTTGGAGGAATGCCGAAGAACTTCTTGAGGAGGcccacgtggaacacgtcatggaggCGCGAGCGTGCCGGAAGCTCAAGACGGTATGCCACGTCGTTGATCACTTCTGAAATGCGGTACGGCCCATAGAATCGTGGCTTGAGCTTGCCCCTGGTTGGCAAGTTGAGAGAGGACGCGGCGCGCTGTCGAAGGCGAAGCCAAACCCAATCGCCCACCTCATGCCGAATGTCCCGATGATGTTTGTCGTAGTAGGACTTATAGACCGCCTGTGCCTGTTGTAGACGATAGCGGACGTCCTCGATAAGTTCGTCGCGCTCAGCCATGCTCCTGGCCACTGCAGCTACCCGTGTGTCGCCGGGCTCGTAAGAGCGAATAGTGGGAGGGTCACGGCCATACACAAGCTTGAACGGAGTCTCTTGGGTTGCTGTCTGGTAGGCGGTGTTGTATATGTACTCAGCCCAGGGAAGCCACCGGAGCCACTGCTTGGGACGATCCCCGGTAAGACACCGTAAATACATCACAATGATCTTGTTAGCAGCCTCCGTTTGACCATCCGACTGCGGGTGAAATGCTGACGTCATGTGCAGCTTTGTCCCCGTGAGGCGCATGAGCTCTCGCCAAAAAGCGGAGGTGAAGACGGGGTCGCGGTCAGAGACCATGGACTGCGGCACGCCATGGAGACGAACAACCTCAGCGAAAAACACCTGTGCCACTGACTCTGCCGTGTATGGGTGGGCTAACGCCACAAAATGGCAATACTTGCTGAAGCGATCCACCACGGTGAGGATGACAGACTTCCCGCCTACTCGAGGAAGCGCTTCCACGAAGTCGATGCCGATGTCAGTCCACACCCCGTGGGCACCGGCAGCGGCAGTAGCAGCCCAGCGGGGTGCAAGTGCTCGGACTTGTACCGCTGGCAAGTACCGCAATTGCGGACGTACTCCTGCACCATCTTGCGAAGGTTAGGTGCGTGGAAATCGCGGCGGAGACGATGCAATGTGCGCAGGACGCCTTCATGCCCATCATCGTGCACGGCACTGAGAATCTCCTGGAGTAGCGGGGATGACGGCGGAATGTAGAGGCGGCCGTTGAAAGTAACGAGGCCGTCGGAGAGCGCCCAAGGCTGTTGCCGCGCGCCTGCCGTGATATCCTCCCGCAGTGTGACGAGCGCCGGATCAGTGGACGTCGCTTGCCGGAGGCGATTGATGAAGTCGAAACGAGGCCCCGAGACCGCCATGATCGTCGTCTCCTCCGTGTCGCGGCGGGAAAGTGCATCCGCCACCGTGTTGGTACTACCTGCCTTGTACTCCACCGTAAAGTCGAATCCCAGGAGTttgccaacccaatgatgctgcggGATGGTGGCCAAACGCTGGTCAAGCAGAAATTTGAGGCTGTAATGATCCGTTTTTACCACAAACTGGTGCCCCCATAGGTACGGCCTCCAGTGGCGAATCGCGAGCACCAGGCCGATGAGTTCCCGTTCATACGCTGCCAGGGAACGGTGACGTGGCGCGGCTGGCCGGCTAAAGAAAGCCACCGGGTGGTGGTCCTGAAGAAGGACGGCCCCGAAACCGTACGTCGATGCGTCACACTCGACGATGAACGGCCGTGTAAAATCCGGTAACGCGAGGACGGGAGCCGTGGTGATTGCCGTCTTGAGGGTGTTAAAAGCTGCTGCCGCCTCCGGCGACCAAGAGAAACCATCCTTGCGAAGGAGGGCCGTCAGGGGCGCGGCAACCACGCCAAAGTCCTTGACAAACTTGCGGTAGTATCCCGCAAGGCCGAGAAAGCCCCGAACCGCGCGCGCCGAGCGTGGTTGCGGCCAGTCCGCCACTGCCTGCACCTTTTCCGGATCCATGGCCACGCCTGCAGCGGAGATGGTGTGACCCAGGTATGCGATTGATCCAACGGCGAACGCGCATTTGGAGCGCTTGACGAAGAGCCGGTGCTGGTGCAGGACCGTGAAGACGGTGCGCACATGTCGGAGATGGTCAGCCCATGTCTCGCTGAAAATGAGGATGTCGTCAAAGAAGACGAGAACAAAACGGCGCAGGTATGGCCGCAGCAGATCATTCATGAGGGCCTGGAACGTGGCCGGCGCGTTGCAGAGTCCGAACGGCATCACCAGAAACTCGTAGAGGCCGTCATGAGTACGGAAAGCTGTCTTCGGGATGTCCTCCGCACGCATCCGCACCTGGTGGTAGCCGGAACGTaaatcgagcttggtgaagaaacgagcgtgccgtagctcgtcgaggagttcgtccaccaccggaaTCGGGAACGCATTCTTGACAGTAATGGCGTTCAGGGCGCGATAATCGATGCAGAAGCGCCAGGACCCGTCGGCCTTGCGGACCAGCAGTACCGGGGACGAGAATGCGGAACAACTCGCACGGATGATACCTTGGGCGAGCATGGCGGCGCACTGACGCTCCAGCTCGTCCTTGTGCGCGGCCGGGTATCGATACGGACGGACGGCCACCGGGGCGGAACCAGGTAGCAGGGTGATGCTGTGATCGCGGCTGCGGGGCGGTGGCACGCCGGAGGGGTCGGCGAAGATGCCGTCGAACTCGGTGATGATGGCGTCCAGGAAGTCGCGGCCGCTGCATGATTTTAGGGCTGGCCCGTCCGGTCCTGCAATGCCGTGTCAGCACACCCGATGGCCCCGCCGCCAGAATGTCATGGAGAGGGCTCGGAAATCCCACAGGATCGGTCCGAGCGACGCCAGCCACTGCGTGCCCAGGACGATGTCGTAGCCCGCGAGCGGCAAGGCGAGGAAATCCTCCGCGAACTCCTCGTGGCCGATGCGGAAGGGCACGACGCGGTACGCGCCCTGGCACGGAACGCGCTCGCCGTTGGCCACCGTGACGCGCATCTTCTCTGTGGTGGGGGGCGGTAACGTAGCACGAGCGGCCGCCTCTTCGGCGATGAAGTTGTGGGTGGAGCCTGAATCGATCAGGGCGAGGAGGGAGACACCTCCGAGAGTAATCTGCATCTGCATGGTTTCACTCGTGCGCACGCCGGCGATCGCGTGGAGCGAGATTTGAGGGTCGGCCCGCGATGCATCATCAGTGGCggaggccgcgtcgtcgtcgtcgtcgtccggcgctaAGTCGAGGAGAAAGATGCGCTGGCACACGCGGTTGTGGCCCCTGCCAAACTTCTCGTTACAGTTGAAGCAAAGGCCCAGGCGACGGCGTTCCTCCATCTCTGTCTGGGAGAGACGCTTGATTGGGCGTCCGTCCGGCAGATTGTGGCCCTGCTGAGGTGCGGCTGGTGGGGCCGAAGCGGGGGGCGCGAGGCGTGGTCCTGGTGTCGGCAGGATGCCCTTCTGTGGAAAACGCACTGGTGGTGCGGCGGAAAGCGCGCACTGGTCGCGCAGCTCCAATTTGCGGGCGAGGCTCATGGCGACGGCGAGGGACTGTGGGTTATGGATCTCCACGTCGAGGCTGAGGGGTGGCTGGAGTCCCGCGGTGAAGATCTGCACTTTCTGTGTCTCGGATAAGGTGCCTGCTCGGGGAAGGAGtgcctcaaaccgctcctggaagtcGACGACGGACGTCGTGCGTTTGCACGCCATTAGTTCGCCCAGCGGGTTAGCGCGCAGCGGTGGCCCGAAGCGGAGATTGAGCAGCTCGGAGAAGCGGCGCCACGGAGGTGTGCCCTCGTCGCGCTGGACCTGCATATACCATAGTTGGGCAGGACCCTCGAGATTGTAGGACGCCATCCACACCTTCTCCTCCTCGGCGATCCGTTGTTGATGGAAGAAGGACTCGCATCTGTTGATGAAGGCGAGCGGATCAGACTTGCCGTCGAACTTGGGGAAGTCCATCTTCTGGAACCTGGGCGGCCGATCATTGTGGTGCTGCCCATCATGGGCGGCGTCAGcgctggacgaggaggaggacttgTCCTTCTGGAGTGCGGTGACGGACGACTGCAGGGACGTCACCGTGGCCGTCAAGGCCTCGATCATCTTAGCCAGATCCGCGGTGGTCGGTTCTGCCATGCCGGAAGTGACCGAGGCGGCAGCGGATTGTGGCGATGTCGGGGAGCTGGGCGCGGACACAGGGGGGAAAGCGGCCGGCGGATGGAgcgtggacgaggaggaggatcGCCTGGAACCTGATAACAAGTTGTCAAGGgcctcggtgcccaagacagcagggcctcgactacgtagttcgtagtcgcggtggataggagcgctagggtttttgcctggctgctctatgatgcgggaggagaagatagaaggaaataactttattgcttgtccctaaagggtgctaactatctgatatataaaggccctatgggctaataacaaactagaaacctatacgAAACAAACTAGTCTAGGAACTAATGTGCCCGGATCAGGACTCCTGTCCAGCCTGCGCCTTGCCTAATGCGGCCGTCGGCTGCTCCTGGCCGCGCGGCCCACGTCTGTAAGACGTGCCCCACATGACATAAGCAGCCAGGGTCCTAAAGTGTGCTCCAGCCATGGTGCCAAACTGCTAAAGTAGAAACCTTCATCATTTGCTCTCACAGATGTCAATATTTTCTACTAGCATTTCTTGTACTGTAATACTGAACAAAGTGATAAATTGATTTCGTATTTCAACAGTTTTATTTGGTAATTTCTTGAAGCTGTAATTTTTTTCATGAAGTAAATTTCTGCTCTAAGCTTTGGTGAATGAAGCGTCATTTGCCAGTTAAGTTTATGAATGCATAAAAATCTTGCTTGGATTTCTGAACATTATTGTGTTGACAGATACTGCACAGTCCCCTATTATTTTTTGCACTTATGTTCAAATTCCATGACTCACTTATGTCAGAGCATTTTCGAAGACCAATGATTCCCATGGAATCGGATGCTGTCAGTCAGTTAGTCAAATCTAACTACACTGATCGACTGAGGTCCTATCTTGAAGCAGGCTGCCACCTTCAGCACCAAAGTATCCGGAATATTAACCAGTGTAAGTTAAAAGTCACATTTCCTGTGCCTGAGTGTATCGTGTATCTATAATTCTGTAGTGGAGAGCTGCTGTTTAATTATTAATCTAGCAGATATGTTTTTCCATTTGGATTTCTTCCTGGTGGTCTTTATATCTAGGTGATTAGATGAAGTTACACTGCTGTGCGTATGTAACTCACAGTACAGAAAATGCCATGCAGAATACTACAATGCTTCAGCTTTTTTAGTGTGCTCGCGGGAACAAATGGGTAGGCCCTCTTGTGAAACCCACGATGCTGAAGTATTGTGCATGGTGGTTACTGTGGCAGCAGGGCACAACTGCAATATCTATATTCAGGTTTTGACCTATTAGTTTAAGTGTAAGGTTATTGATAGAAGATCTGATTATATTGGAGTGTTAATTATAGAGTTTGAGCTCAGTGACAGTGGATAGATTCTGATTGTTAGGGAAAATACCGGCTCTGTTGGAAATCAGCCAGAACTCATGGTACCAAAAGATATTATAAATTCTAGTAACTCTTTGTAACACTAGGATGTTAATATAGGACCCTAGTATATTATGCATGATTCTTATCTTTGGACATGTCTATTTGGCTGAAACTAGTATCTCTCATTTGTCATAAACATATTTACATTTAGTCAGACCTTTATAACTATTTTTGTCTGATAATAGAGTAAATTTTTGCAGTACAATCTTGCGAGGAAAAATTGAGGACCATATAAATAAAGGTAGCTACATCTCTCTGTTGGAGTGTGCCGGTGTCACATCATTACTGCATAACTTATTCTATGGTCTCAGAAAAGgtgttgttacttaactgcagtaAAACAGCTGCGACGGTCGAATTTATTCAGAGGCATGCACACTCGTCTTTGTTCGAACTTTTGCATTTCCTCGTTCCTTCTCCCTTTTCCTCTTTCTGAAAGACACACGGTACTTACCAGTAGAAGCATTTTCTTTCACTGTCACGTCCTCATTTTAGTGTGCACAACAATGAACCTTCACATTCTCTTTTCATGGATATCAAACTTAAATTCATCATTCATCTGCTCATGCCTTACTAACTGGCCCGTGCTGTCTAATATTTTTGTGTTTTCCACTTTATTTTGCCCAGCTAAAGTTTTGATTGAAGAACTTGAATGCCTGGCCGAGGATGTTTATAGCACTATGCTAACAGCCAGCCTTAGTATCTTAGAAGCTTCAGATTGCTTTGATGATGATGATAACCTGCCAGCAGATTCTTGTGAGGTGTGAATTCTATTTGCAGTCTCTTCGTCCCATGCTTTATTACTTCAGCCTCGAGTTTTTTAGTTCGTTAAAATACTATGGCCTGTAGGAACATTGACTAAGCCT
This window harbors:
- the LOC119354614 gene encoding uncharacterized protein LOC119354614 is translated as MLKYCAWWLLWQQGTTAISIFSTILRGKIEDHINKVKQLRRSNLFRAKVLIEELECLAEDVYSTMLTASLSILEASDCFDDDDNLPADSCEDEGQSVDPLDSAVSYSSVMILVHNMLKLDYSMQEKIVKALCLKTPSSELDGYCLMWDLRPYIDDNVMQLAWKFIS